From Micromonospora sp. NBC_01699, a single genomic window includes:
- a CDS encoding putative bifunctional diguanylate cyclase/phosphodiesterase, with amino-acid sequence MPAPVPPAGGEEFSRAGVHRYAQQWAGAVTRLGFVPMSAAETERLLTVHAVRLAQALLAEPFSPDPADDIGRALVGAHLTDPAMLDWSVRALGTGFAAAVLPERPDSPAVRQRIIQLQGGLAAGFARALRELTFSQQERISRSAWQARDETEQALRDSEARFRAVFTGAALGIGIADTGGRIMDANQAFAEMLGYSVTELRDTDVTALCHPEDAGPLGELYRELIEGKRETARVEKRYRRKDGDVVWTDLALSLIRHDDGRPRFIVAMAEDITERYALQQRLRFQALHDPLTGLPNRTLFFDRLAAVFADGDPTDRVGLCFLDLDGFKAINDSLGHDLGDRLLVVVARRLAESVSARGHLVARMGGDEFVILVEDSSGSPEVIEVAEVALATVARPVQVGDQQLEVSASIGLVEGPLAGTHPTDLMKAADATLYWAKADGRGRWAVYDPERGARDNARAGLAAKLPAALERGEFTVDYQPIVALADGSTRAVEALVRWRHPELGLLGPDQFIGLAEETGLIIRLGRWVLHQACAYGSRWRREFPDAHLVVSVNLAVRQANDPGVVDMVADVLAETGLPPELLQLEITESALMATGGEPVRSLRRLAALGVRLAIDDFGTGYSNLAYLRRLPFHTLKLAAPFVEGIRTGDPLAPVDERIVDALVRLAHALGLSVTAEAVETAGQADRLRALTCDTGQGRYFGAPVAADEITARLRGSGSGRAG; translated from the coding sequence GTGCCGGCACCCGTACCACCGGCCGGCGGCGAGGAGTTCAGCCGGGCCGGTGTGCACCGGTACGCCCAACAGTGGGCCGGTGCCGTCACCCGGCTCGGCTTCGTACCGATGAGCGCGGCGGAGACCGAACGCCTGCTGACGGTGCACGCCGTACGTCTCGCGCAGGCACTGCTCGCCGAACCGTTCAGCCCCGACCCGGCGGACGACATCGGCCGTGCCCTGGTCGGGGCACACCTCACCGACCCGGCCATGCTCGACTGGTCGGTCCGCGCGCTCGGCACCGGGTTCGCCGCCGCGGTGCTGCCCGAACGACCCGACTCACCGGCCGTACGGCAGCGGATCATCCAGTTGCAGGGCGGCCTGGCGGCCGGCTTCGCGCGGGCGCTGCGCGAGCTGACGTTCAGCCAGCAGGAGCGGATCAGCCGCTCGGCCTGGCAGGCGCGGGACGAGACCGAACAGGCGCTGCGGGACAGCGAGGCGCGGTTCCGGGCCGTCTTCACCGGAGCGGCGCTGGGCATCGGCATCGCCGACACCGGCGGCCGGATCATGGACGCCAACCAGGCGTTCGCCGAGATGCTCGGCTACTCCGTCACCGAACTGCGCGACACCGACGTCACCGCGCTCTGCCACCCGGAGGACGCGGGGCCGCTCGGCGAGCTCTACCGGGAACTCATCGAGGGCAAGCGGGAAACCGCCCGGGTGGAGAAGCGCTATCGGCGCAAGGACGGCGACGTCGTCTGGACCGACCTCGCGCTCTCGCTGATCCGGCACGACGACGGCCGGCCGAGGTTCATCGTGGCCATGGCCGAGGACATCACCGAACGGTACGCGCTCCAGCAGCGGCTCCGCTTCCAGGCGCTGCACGACCCGCTGACCGGGCTGCCGAACCGTACCCTGTTCTTCGACCGGCTGGCGGCGGTCTTCGCCGACGGCGACCCGACCGACCGGGTCGGCCTCTGCTTCCTCGACCTCGACGGCTTCAAGGCGATCAACGACAGCCTCGGGCACGACCTCGGCGACCGCCTGCTGGTGGTGGTCGCCCGGCGGCTCGCCGAATCCGTCTCCGCCCGCGGCCACCTGGTGGCCCGGATGGGCGGCGACGAGTTCGTCATCCTGGTCGAGGACAGCAGCGGGTCGCCGGAGGTGATCGAGGTGGCGGAGGTCGCCCTGGCCACCGTCGCCCGCCCGGTGCAGGTCGGCGACCAGCAGCTTGAGGTCTCGGCCAGCATCGGCCTGGTCGAGGGCCCGCTCGCCGGGACCCACCCGACCGACCTGATGAAGGCCGCGGACGCCACCCTCTACTGGGCCAAGGCGGACGGCCGGGGGCGGTGGGCCGTCTACGACCCCGAGCGCGGTGCCCGGGACAACGCCCGCGCGGGCCTCGCCGCGAAACTGCCGGCGGCGCTGGAGCGGGGCGAGTTCACCGTTGACTACCAGCCGATCGTGGCACTGGCCGACGGGTCGACCCGGGCGGTCGAGGCGCTGGTCCGGTGGCGGCATCCGGAGCTGGGACTGCTCGGCCCGGACCAGTTCATCGGGCTGGCCGAGGAGACCGGGCTGATCATCCGGCTCGGCCGCTGGGTACTGCACCAGGCGTGCGCGTACGGCAGCCGCTGGCGGCGGGAGTTCCCCGACGCCCACCTCGTGGTCAGCGTCAACCTGGCCGTACGCCAGGCAAACGACCCGGGGGTGGTCGACATGGTGGCCGACGTGCTGGCCGAGACCGGCCTCCCGCCCGAACTGCTGCAACTGGAGATCACCGAGAGTGCGCTGATGGCCACCGGCGGCGAGCCGGTACGTTCGCTGCGGCGACTCGCCGCGCTCGGCGTACGGCTGGCCATCGACGACTTCGGCACCGGCTACTCGAACCTGGCGTACCTGCGGCGGCTGCCGTTCCACACGCTCAAGCTCGCCGCCCCGTTCGTCGAGGGGATCCGGACCGGTGATCCGCTCGCCCCGGTCGACGAGCGGATCGTGGACGCGCTGGTCCGGCTGGCGCACGCGCTGGGCCTGTCGGTGACCGCCGAGGCGGTGGAGACCGCCGGGCAGGCGGACAGGTTGCGGGCGCTGACCTGCGACACCGGGCAGGGCCGGTACTTCGGGGCACCGGTCGCGGCGGACGAGATCACCGCACGACTACGCGGATCCGGCTCGGGTAGGGCAGGCTGA